The window AAAAGATGTTCGGAGATACGATTGTTCCGCTCACGTATGTCAATTCCACAGCAGCAATTAAGTCGTTTGTTGGTGCCAATGGGGGTGCGACAGTAACGTCCTCGAATGCAGAAACTATGGTGGAATGGGCGTTTGAACAGAAGGAGCGGCTCCTTTTCCTGCCTGATCAGCATTTGGGAAGAAATACTGCGTTCAATTTAGGTGTCGGCTTAGATGAAATGGCTGTTTGGAATCCAATTACCAATTCACTCGAATTCGAGGGTGAACTGGAAACGGTGAAGGTTATTCTTTGGAAGGGCCATTGCTCGGTCCATGAGAATTTCACTACAGGGAATATCGCCGATGTCCGCAAGCAGTACCCAGAAATGAAAATCATTGTTCATCCGGAATGCAGCCGGGAAGTAGTCGCTTTATCGGATGAAGCTGGTTCAACGGCTTATATAATTAATGCAATCGAAAAAGCTGCTCCGGGAACTTCCTGGGCAATCGGAACAGAAATGAATCTGGTAAACCGATTGATCAAGCAGCATCCCGACAAGCATATCATTTCCCTAAACCCTCACATGTGCCCGTGTCTGACAATGAACAGAATTGATCTGCCGCACCTGTTGTGGTCCCTGGAAACGATGGAAGAACAGGACGCACACAATATCATAGAAGTTTCAGAAGAAGTTGCTGAGAATGCAAGGCTTGCTTTAGAACGCATGCTTCAGCACGCATGATGTGAGAAAAGACGGAGCAAAGAGTTCCGTCTTTTTTGCTATTCTGGTCATCCTCCAGTATACGGAGGGGGTGTTTCTGTTTGGTTGATCAAATAATTCAGCGTTTTTTTAATTAATTCTAACGGTTTTAAAAATAATTCAGCGGTTTTGAAATTATATCTCTAAGTGCAGAATATTCCGGTAATTAATCTTTTATTTTTCACGCTTGAATCATATAGATTTCAAAGGTTGCATAACTTTTTATGTAGATTGTTAGCATTTTGCCCAGACCGACATACACTATATGGACTTATGCCATAGGAGGGGAAATCAGAGTGAGAATCCATATCGTACAGAAAGGGGATACTCTTTGGAAGATCGCCAAGAAGTACGGCGTGAATTTTGAAGAGCTGAAGAAGATGA is drawn from Bacillus sp. FJAT-18017 and contains these coding sequences:
- the nadA gene encoding quinolinate synthase NadA, which produces MSILAALKKNTMIPDRYREMSVEELEAGVRAIKERFGAKLFIPGHHYQKDEVIQFADATGDSLKLAQLSAENKEAEFIVFCGVHFMAETADILTSKNQKVFLPDMRAGCSMADMANIQQTERAWAELQKMFGDTIVPLTYVNSTAAIKSFVGANGGATVTSSNAETMVEWAFEQKERLLFLPDQHLGRNTAFNLGVGLDEMAVWNPITNSLEFEGELETVKVILWKGHCSVHENFTTGNIADVRKQYPEMKIIVHPECSREVVALSDEAGSTAYIINAIEKAAPGTSWAIGTEMNLVNRLIKQHPDKHIISLNPHMCPCLTMNRIDLPHLLWSLETMEEQDAHNIIEVSEEVAENARLALERMLQHA